The Polyangium mundeleinium genome contains the following window.
GCCTTGAGGCCAGCTTCGAGGACACGACGAACCGCCGCCTCGTCCTTGAGCGCCGTGTACAGATCCGCGAGGCGGAGCGACGTCTTGACGGCCTCTTCGCCGCTGGCGGAGGAGAGCACCGTCTCGAGCGCCTTGGCCGCCTCGGCCTTGTCGCCCTTCTTCTCGTAGAGGCGCGCGAGCGAGAGCAGCGCGCCCTTGTGGTTGCCGTCGCGCTCGAGCACCGCCTTGTACGTCTCGATCGCCTTCGGGACGTTGTTCAGCCGGTTCTCGAAGACCTCACCGAGGCGCACGCTGTAGACGAGCTCCGCGGAGAGATCGCCGCGCTCCTTGGCGAGGTCGATCTGCGTGTTGAGCAGCTCGGCCAGCTCGTCGTCGCGGCCCGACTTTTCGAGGAGCTGCGAGAGGAGCAGCGTGGCCTGCTCGTGCGTGCGCTCCTCGTCGAGGATCGCGCGCAGGTGCTCCATCGCCTCGCTCGTCGCGTCGAGCTTCTCGATGCAGATCCGCGCGCTCTCCAGGCGGAGCGTGGCGCGGGACGCAGGCGTCTCCGCGAGGTCCACGAGGCGCGAGAGGACGTTCAGGAGCTCCTTGTGCTTGCCGCCCTTCGCATAGAGCTCGCGCAGCGCGTCGGAGGCCTTCGCGTCGTTCGGCTCGTCCTCGAAGATCTGGCTGTAGAGGTCGAGGGCCTTCTTGTCGTCCGAGAGTTTCTCCCGGGCGACCGAGGCCGCGCGGTGCTTGAGGTCCCGGATCTTCTCGCCCTCGGCCGCGAGCTCGGCCTGGCGCACGAGGAGATCAAAGACCTCCTTCGAATCGCCCGCCTTGTCGCGCACCTTCGTGAGCTCCGCGAGCGCCCACGCATCGCTGTCGTCGGCCTTGATCATGTCGCGGAGGATCGCCTCGCTGAGCGCGTCGTCCGCGAGCACGCCCTCGGCCAGGCCCTTCGCCTCGCGGCGCAGGTCGGAGGCGAGGTGGCCGAGGCCGTCGAGCCCGGCGAGGCGGCGCAGCGTGCCCACGAGGTCACGCTCGCGGCCGGCCGCGCGCTGCAGGCCCTCGATGTTGCGCAGGATCGTCTCGCTCGTCGGGTCGTGCTTCAGCGCCTGTTCGAGCGCGCGTTCGGCAGCGGCGTTGTCGGCGAGCTTGTCCTTGCGCCACTCGGCGATGCGCATCCACAGGTCGCGCGCCGCGTCCGTCGAGAGGTCGCTCTTCTCGGACACGGCCTTCTCCAGCGCGTCCGCGGCGCTCGCCCACCCGCCCGTGATCGGGGCGAGGCGCTCGAGCTCCGCGAGCACGTCGACGTCGGCCGGGTCGTCCTTGAGCGCGGCTTCGAGCGCGCCCTGGGCCGCCTTCGGATCGCCGGAGCGATCTTCGAGGACCTTGGCGAGATCGAGCCGGAGCCGCACGCGCTCGGCGGGCGTCCCGACGAACCCGATGCGCTTCTCGTAGAGCTTCGCGAGCGCTGCGTGATCGCCCTGCGACTTGTAGACGCTCTCCAGGGCCTCGGCGGCCTCCTCGAAGAGCGACCGCTCGTCGGTGAGCTTCTCCAGCGCCTCGCGCGAGGGCCCGTGATCGGGCGCCCGCTCGAGGGCCTGCTTCAGCGTTGCGAGGCCCTGCGACTTCTCGCCGAACGCCTCGATCTGGATCGTGGCGAGCCGGTGGTGGAAGTTCGCCTGCTCGCGCTCGTCGGAGATCGCGGCGACGCGACGTTCGAGGACGTCGGCGAGCGCCTTGTTGTCCCCGAGCCGCGAGTAGAGACGGTCGAGGGCCTCGAGCAGCGCGGGCTCGTCGCCAGCTTGCTCGACCGCCTTCGCGTACGCCTCGACGCTGCGCCGATCGTCCTTGAGCTTGTCCTCGGCGATGCGACCGACGCGCAGCCACAGGTCTTTCGCGATGACCGCGTCGAACGTCGCCGCGGCGCGCTGCGAGAGGGCGTCGCAGTAACGGCCGAAGCCCTCGGAGCGCTCGGCGAGCCGCTCGATCTCGGCGTGGAGCTCGGGATCGTCCGGCGTGTCTTCGAGCGCGCGGAGCAGCGCGCCTTCAGCGGCGAGCGGCTTGCTGAGCTTCTCGTCTTCGACGATCGCGATCGCGCGGAGCGTGCGGGCGCGGTCGATGCCCTCGGTCTGCGCCTTGAGGCGCATTTCGAGGACGCCGACGAGCTCTTCCCAGCGCGAGGCCGCGCGGAGGACGGGCTCGAGGGCGTCGGCCGCGTCGAGGCGCAGCTCCTCGCGACCCTCGCCGATCGCGCGGATCGCCTTGATCGCGTGATCGTTCGTGGCGTCGTCGTCGAGCACCATGCGGTAGTGTTCGAGCGCGTCCTGCGGGCTCGCGAGCTCGGCGGCGTAGAGGTCGCCGATCGCGGTCCGGAGCTTGACGCGCGTCTCACGCGTGTCCGCCGTGCTCGCCTGGAGCTTCAGGTTGTCGAGCAGCTCGTCCCACATCTTCTCGGCGCGGTAGAGCCGTTCGAGCGAGGTGAGGACCGTCGCGTCCGAGGGGCGCGCGTCGAGCGCTGCGTTGAGCGCGTTGATCGCCTCCCGACGGTTGTCGAGGGACTTCTCGTAACGCTCGGCCGCGCGGACGTTGAGGTCGTACCGGAGGTCGGCCTCACCCGAGCCCGCGAGCTCCACGCGACGCGCGTAGAGTTCGACGAGGCGTTGGGCGGCGTCGCGTGGCTCGTACAGCGGGATGAGCGCGTCGACCGTGACCGTGCTCTCCGGATCGAGCTCGAGGGCGCGCTCGTATGCCTTGATGGCGCCCTCCTCGTCGTCGAGCATCTGCAGCTTCGTCTCGGCGATCCGGCGCCAGATGGCGGCGTTCTCGTCGTCCGAGGCAAGCTCGCTCTTCTTTTCGAGGACCGCGATCAAGGTCTGCCAGTCGGAGAGCAGCATCGACAGCATGTCGATCGCTTCGAGCGGATCACGCTCGGTCGGATCGAGCTCGCTGAGCCTCCGGTAGGCGCCGAGGGCGCGCCGCGGATCGTCGACCTTCTCGTCGTAGACCTTGGCCACGGCGAGCAGAAGCTCGCGCTTGACCACGTCGTCGGTCGTCTTCTCGATGCCCTGCTCGTAGCTCTCGCAGAGCCGCTCCCAGGCGCCCAGCATCGTCGCGAGGCGCTCGAGCTCGGCCCGCGTCTCTCCGTCCTCGGGGTCGAGGGCGAAGGCCGCGCGCATCGAGCGGAAGGCGAGGCCTCGATCGTTGCCACGCGTCTCCCAGAGCTGCGCGGTCTCGCGCAGCACGGCGACCTTCTCGTGCACCTCGCTCGCGAGGTGGTAGCGCTCCTCGTTCAGCTTCACGAGCAAGCGCCAGTCGTCGCTGCGCTCGTAGAGCGGGCGGAGGATCTCCACCACGCGCGCCTTGTGCTCCTCATCGCGCGTGAGGGCTTCGAGCTCCTTGATCGCCTCCTGATGCCACGGCACGTCGGTGACGATCGCTTCGAGCTGATCGATCGCGGACGACGTGTCCTTGATCTTGTCGCGGAGCAGCCGCGCGAGCGCGAGGCGGTACGGAGCGCCGGCCTCGCCGTTCGCCGCGGCCGCGGCGCGCCGCAGGTAGAGATCGGCGAGGTCCTGATCACGGCCGAGCTCCGCGTAGAGCTCGGTCAGCGCGTCGAGCGCGCGCGCGTCGGACTCGTCGACGTCGAGGGCCGCCCGGTACGTCTCGATCGACTTCTCGGGCTGCTTGAGCTCGATCCGTTCGAGGCGCGCGATCGTGTGCAGCGCGTCGAGCCGCTCCTTGTCGTAGCGGTAGTCGAGCGATGAGCGGTAGAGCTCGACGCGCTCCTCGTGGCGGCGCTCCCGCACGAGCAGGCCGTCAATCGCGGAGAACAGCTCGCGCGACTCCGGCTCGAACTCGTGCGCGCGCCGGTACCACTTGAGCGCGCTCGTGACGTCGTTCAGGTCCGCGTAGATCTCGCCCGTCCGGCGGCAGAGCTTCGCGCTCTGTCCGTCGTCGACCGTGATCTCGGTGAGCTCGGCCGAGTAGATCTCGGCGAGCCTCCGCTCCGCGCTCGCCACCTTCGCGAGGCGCTCGAGCTCGTGCCACACGCCCTCGTCGCCGAGGTCTTCGTGCAGGAGCTTCGCCACCGTCTCGAGGGCGGCCTTGTAATCCTCGAGCTGCTCCTCGTGCAGCGTTGCCAGGCGCGTGAGCAGATCGCGCCGCTCCGACGGGTCCTCGCTCGCGGCGAGCCGCGCGTCGAGGGCCATCTTCACGCGCGCCCAGTCGGCGCGGCGGAGGTAGACCGGCTCCAGCATCTCGCCCGCGCGCGCCCGGTGCGCCGGGTTCTCCGACGCTTCGAGCAACGCTTCGAGCTCGCCCACGGCGCCCACGTGCGCCGCGTCGATCACGAGCGCCTCGGCGAGCTCGTCGAACGCGCGGGACACGTCCTCGAGCCGCTCGTGTGCGACCTTCGCGATCTTCACGCGGAGCTCGGCCGGCGCCCCCACCGCTCCATCGAGCTGACGCTCGTAGAGCTTGATGAGGTCCTCCCAGCGCGTCGACTCCTTGTAGAGCGTCTCCAGGGCGTCGATCGCCTTCGGGTTGAGCTCGACGTCGAGCAGCGCCTCGTACGTCTCGATCGCGCCGCTCGGATCCTTGAGCGCGTCGCGCTGCAGCTCCGCCTGGCGGAAGAGGAGGCGCTTCTTCTCGACGTCGTCTGCGGCGTTGTCGACGCGCTGCCGGAGGATCTCCAAGAGGTTCGGCGCGTCGTTCGCCTCGCCATAGAGCTCTTCGAGCGCCACCATCGCGCGACGATCGTCGCTCCTCGCTTCGAGCGCGTTCTTGTACCACTCGACCGCGAGCGCCTTGTCGTCGAGCTTCGTCCGGGCGAGCTCGCCGACGCGCAGCCGCACGTCCTGCTGCACGTCGCCGTCGAGGATCGAGTCCACGACCGAGCGGTAGAGCTCCGACAGCTCCGCCCACCGGCCCGTCGCCTTCGCGAGGCGCTCGACGGTCTCGATCCACTGCGCGACCTCGGGCTCACCCGCGGCCTCGCGCACACCGCGCACCGCGTACCCGAAGGCCCGGCCCGTGTCGCTGAGCGGACCCTCCGCCGTGCGGAGCGCGCTCTGCAGGTTCGAGAGACGCTCGCCCGTGCTGTCCGCCGTCTCCACCTCGATCTCGAGGACACGCAAGAGCTTCTCGCTGTCGCCGTCGGCCTCGTAGAGCGGGTGCAGCGTCTCGGCCGCGTCGCGCCGCGCCTCGGGATCCTCGAGCAAGGCTTCGAGCGCGTTCCTGCAGCGCACGTTCGCCGGATCGAGGACGAGCGCCTGGCGGTACGCGTCGAGCGCGCCCGGCAGATCACTCTGGTGCAGGCGCCGCACGTCGCCGAGCCGCGCGAACAGATCGAGCCGCTCCGAGAGCTCGTTCGCGAGCGAGAGATGCACGTCGAGGGTGTCGGCGAGATCCGACCACCGCTCGGCCTTCTCGTAGAGCGCTTCGAGCGCCGAGAGCGTGGCCGGCTCGGGGCCGAACTCGTCGGAGACGTTGCGCCAGCCGGAGATCGCGCCGGACACGTCGTCGAGCTTGCTCGCGAGCGTCTCGGCCGCGCGCACCATCGTCCGCTTGCGCTCGTTCGCGTCGTTCGAGAGCGTCTGCCGCGCCTCCAAGATGGAGACGAGCTCGCGCCACTCGCCCGTGCGCTCGTAGAGACGTTCGAGCGCGGCGAGCGCTTCGAGGTCCTCCGGATCGTCTGACATGCGCGCGCGCCAGGCCCCGATCGCCTTGTCGGGCGCTTCGAGGACCGACTCGTACACCTCGCCGATGCGGCGGTAGAGGTTCTGGCGTTTTTCGAGATCCTCTTCGAGGCGCACCTCGATGCCGAG
Protein-coding sequences here:
- a CDS encoding tetratricopeptide repeat protein gives rise to the protein MSVEKIRVALGVLQSDPENEAAWNDLAEAVTAPDTSTNDVERLLGLARAKQEERKEWGAVAKLLELEISFASETPVEPPMQAELARIYNEELADADKARAAYERLLELRPNDDAAAEALESDATKRERWSEIVDRYVAESENADGPAFKSSLLASAADVALRYGHAEARDRIDELIGLALALDPKNSRATRLLERASVKVADWDGVTRALSFTLREGATKEDRIAAGLRLGRVAAEKLGDKGRARDAFAQVLDMQPGQADALAFLAEHFTSNEQWDELVALYEDQLKGGGVKPGEELGVLVQIAMVHWRMRGQPQAAEAYFDRVRRADPTHAGMLAFFREHLLAKGDKARLYAILTDAQRALPDGADKRAIASELAKLAESTENAHKAIDQYKNILRTDPDNRDARDALKRLYMQTEGYNALVELYRQELERTPQTDVQGRIQVLRDIASVYRDRAKNDAALVTVLTQIAQLDERDIDAVRELTRVYETLGRWRDLLAYQQKLAELSTSDAEKANLYRAVARRWVDQFSNVQNAVSAYESLLAVAPGDDEAESRLKELYLKRRSWAQLYALYEAQLPRTEDAARIELLGEMAKLAAERLDRGADAIAHYKQILELDASAPGVLDALEKQAERDKDFATVAEVLERRVDAATDDAGRLNALQKLGAVYAERLKDPVAAARTWRRVLVLSPGHARALRVLRESYVASGDWDGLEELYASQNDWEGLVEFLSGAADKTTEPNVKLDISFRAARIYEEQLGAPERAVRSYERVLSVSPTDARAAAALVPIYEKEEKWARLPALYEILLGATSDVEEQVSMLRKLAAVTGGPLADKQKALGYARRAYELDASEDGLSLLEAWSRAASSWGPFVEAVEARLKRDEEIDSATRRALKLRLAEVYARELGKVDEAAATYRELVESDPTDEETIRELDALLRANEKKDDLRWLFQLRADQVEGEARAEILEEWATLEEEVFGDNAQAILLLHKVVEVTPARGEALRALSRLLIAAGEAAAGAEVVARHRDVSDGEQRGRCEVELATLYLEKLERPVDAFDAAVRALEILPHEADAVSILARLLDKPETRAQAAQVLSSEYAETGDARREAHALRVLLETETDTSTRLALFLKLADVNEEKLRAVGTALDVVLGALNEFSSELTVWDRASELAARAGRPTDLAEAYRTHLVAARNVEGDKKLPDDVEIELCERAAMLHDDQLGDPEGAMPYLDRVLAVDPTNERAFSRLKQILTNAERWGELEALYDKAAQGTPDQTTRISLLNDVAVIAEEIMSDAAKAIRYYERILTLDAFYEPALDALQRLYEREGRWKDLAALLERRLETSTDEEAADIKLSLGRIYLDRLHEPALSLEHLERVLEHRQGDAEARQLVERLLEVGSLRLRAARVLEVVYEARDEVRQLVRVLEIRREGATEEHERRELLRRVSTLRDDRLRDDAGAFATLSELVPLEPDDAVVRERFVDIGRRLAEHEKMATVLTAAADACSTPPTQGEILMVVAQICADMLGDLDRAEKVYRRVLSIDETDPNLVIPAAQALAEIYTGKGKHEALAEVLGIEVRLEEDLEKRQNLYRRIGEVYESVLEAPDKAIGAWRARMSDDPEDLEALAALERLYERTGEWRELVSILEARQTLSNDANERKRTMVRAAETLASKLDDVSGAISGWRNVSDEFGPEPATLSALEALYEKAERWSDLADTLDVHLSLANELSERLDLFARLGDVRRLHQSDLPGALDAYRQALVLDPANVRCRNALEALLEDPEARRDAAETLHPLYEADGDSEKLLRVLEIEVETADSTGERLSNLQSALRTAEGPLSDTGRAFGYAVRGVREAAGEPEVAQWIETVERLAKATGRWAELSELYRSVVDSILDGDVQQDVRLRVGELARTKLDDKALAVEWYKNALEARSDDRRAMVALEELYGEANDAPNLLEILRQRVDNAADDVEKKRLLFRQAELQRDALKDPSGAIETYEALLDVELNPKAIDALETLYKESTRWEDLIKLYERQLDGAVGAPAELRVKIAKVAHERLEDVSRAFDELAEALVIDAAHVGAVGELEALLEASENPAHRARAGEMLEPVYLRRADWARVKMALDARLAASEDPSERRDLLTRLATLHEEQLEDYKAALETVAKLLHEDLGDEGVWHELERLAKVASAERRLAEIYSAELTEITVDDGQSAKLCRRTGEIYADLNDVTSALKWYRRAHEFEPESRELFSAIDGLLVRERRHEERVELYRSSLDYRYDKERLDALHTIARLERIELKQPEKSIETYRAALDVDESDARALDALTELYAELGRDQDLADLYLRRAAAAANGEAGAPYRLALARLLRDKIKDTSSAIDQLEAIVTDVPWHQEAIKELEALTRDEEHKARVVEILRPLYERSDDWRLLVKLNEERYHLASEVHEKVAVLRETAQLWETRGNDRGLAFRSMRAAFALDPEDGETRAELERLATMLGAWERLCESYEQGIEKTTDDVVKRELLLAVAKVYDEKVDDPRRALGAYRRLSELDPTERDPLEAIDMLSMLLSDWQTLIAVLEKKSELASDDENAAIWRRIAETKLQMLDDEEGAIKAYERALELDPESTVTVDALIPLYEPRDAAQRLVELYARRVELAGSGEADLRYDLNVRAAERYEKSLDNRREAINALNAALDARPSDATVLTSLERLYRAEKMWDELLDNLKLQASTADTRETRVKLRTAIGDLYAAELASPQDALEHYRMVLDDDATNDHAIKAIRAIGEGREELRLDAADALEPVLRAASRWEELVGVLEMRLKAQTEGIDRARTLRAIAIVEDEKLSKPLAAEGALLRALEDTPDDPELHAEIERLAERSEGFGRYCDALSQRAAATFDAVIAKDLWLRVGRIAEDKLKDDRRSVEAYAKAVEQAGDEPALLEALDRLYSRLGDNKALADVLERRVAAISDEREQANFHHRLATIQIEAFGEKSQGLATLKQALERAPDHGPSREALEKLTDERSLFEEAAEALESVYKSQGDHAALAKLYEKRIGFVGTPAERVRLRLDLAKVLEDRSGDPKAAQGALEAALKDDPADVDVLAELERLAPITGGWASAADALEKAVSEKSDLSTDAARDLWMRIAEWRKDKLADNAAAERALEQALKHDPTSETILRNIEGLQRAAGRERDLVGTLRRLAGLDGLGHLASDLRREAKGLAEGVLADDALSEAILRDMIKADDSDAWALAELTKVRDKAGDSKEVFDLLVRQAELAAEGEKIRDLKHRAASVAREKLSDDKKALDLYSQIFEDEPNDAKASDALRELYAKGGKHKELLNVLSRLVDLAETPASRATLRLESARICIEKLDATSEAMEHLRAILDEERTHEQATLLLSQLLEKSGRDDELAELLNTQIDLAKERGDLSAELVYSVRLGEVFENRLNNVPKAIETYKAVLERDGNHKGALLSLARLYEKKGDKAEAAKALETVLSSASGEEAVKTSLRLADLYTALKDEAAVRRVLEAGLKADERAADIRKKLHALYEKQQAWAELADLVKGDADAATEPGQKVQLYRKAADIHLGKRNDPGAAADLLVKASELAPGDRELLLALCDAYSASGRGKQAAEVLQKIVESYGGRRSKELATIHHRLAKAYLAEGDKEKALTDLDIAFKIDPGSIAILRDLGVLSMELGEATEEKAARDAHFERAQKTFRALLLQKLDENSPISKAAAFYYIGRILHAQGDDKKAIQQLDRAIDADKNFAPAKELLAKLKK